A genomic stretch from Equus przewalskii isolate Varuska unplaced genomic scaffold, EquPr2 contig_12173, whole genome shotgun sequence includes:
- the LOC103545435 gene encoding olfactory receptor 2T8-like produces the protein MSRSYEVKLRLLDDESPFLLYFSIDRITPEEIMEKRNTTSNFILLGLFKHTRPHLFLFMVVLTMAIASFMGNALMLLLIYWDHRLHTPMYFLLSQLSLMDVMLVATIVPQMAANYLTGNKSISPAGCGLQIFFFLAVGGGECFLLAAMSCDHYVAVCHPLRYPVLMSRQLCLRMTLGSWFLGSADGLMQAAATLSFEFCSAPEIDHFFCEAPMLVRLACADTSVFENVMYIFCVLMLLVPFSLILTSYSFILFAVLQMRSREARKKAFATCSSHLAVVGIFYGAAIFTYMRPKSYRSANPNKVVSAFYTIFTPVLNPFIYSLRNSEVKGALKR, from the coding sequence ATGTCCAGAAGTTATGAAGTCAAACTAAGATTGTTAGATGATGAAAGTcccttccttctctatttttccatTGACAGAATCACACCAGAAGAAATCATGGAGAAGAGAAACACAACCTCAAACTTCATTCTTCTAGGACTCTTTAAACATACAAGACCCCACCTCTTTCTCTTCATGGTGGTGCTGACAATGGCCATTGCTTCTTTTATGGGCAATGCCCTCATGCTTCTCCTGATTTACTGGGACCACCGgctccacacacccatgtacttccTTCTGAGCCAACTCTCCCTCATGGATGTGATGCTGGTTGCCACCATTGTGCCCCAAATGGCTGCTAACTACTTGACTGGAAATAAGTCTATCTCCCCTGCTGGCTGTGGCttgcagattttcttctttcttgctgtgGGAGGGGGTGAGTGCTTCCTCTTAGCAGCCATGTCCTGTGACCACTATGTGGCTGTTTGTCATCCGCTGAGATATCCTGTCCTCATGAGCCGACAATTATGCCTGAGAATGACTTTGGGGTCTTGGTTCTTGGGGTCGGCTGATGGGCTCATGCAGGCTGCTGCTACCCTGAGCTTCGAATTTTGCAGTGCACCTGAGATCGATCATTTCTTCTGTGAGGCCCCCATGCTGGTGCGTTTGGCTTGTGCTGACACATCTGTCTTCGAAAATGTAATGTATATCTTCTGTGTGTTAATGCTTCTGGTCCCGTTTTCCCTCATCCTCACCTCCTACAGTTTTATCCTCTTTGCTGTTCTCCAGATGCGTTCTAGAGAAGCCCGCAAGAAGGCTTTTGCAACCTGCTCCTCACATTTGGCTGTGGTGGGAATCTTCTATGGAGCTGCCATTTTCACCTACATGAGACCCAAATCTTACAGGTCAGCTAACCCTAATAAGGTTGTGTCAGCATTCTACACTATCTTCACCCCTGtgctgaaccccttcatctatAGTCTGAGGAACAGTGAAGTCAAGGGAGCCTTGAAAAGGTGA